AGCGTGCTCGACGGCCTCGCCGACGGCATCACCATCGACGGGATCGACTATGCGGGCATCGAGGCCAAGCTCGATCGCCAGCAGGGCGCCAACGTCTGGCTGACGATGGGTCTGCGCGAGGGCAAGAATCGCGAGGTGAAGCGCGTGCTCGAGGCGATCGGCCTCGAGGTGAACCGGCTGATCCGGCTGTCGTTCGGGCCGTTCCAGCTCGGCGACCTTCCGGAAGGCGCGGTCGAGGAGGTGCGCACGCGCGTGCTGCGCGATCAGCTCGGCCCGACCCTCGCCGAGGCCGCAGGTGCGCGCTTCGAGGAGGCGCCGGCGCCCGTAGAGCGCAAGCCGGCGCGCCCCGATCGTGCGCCGGCGCGTTCGGCCGGCGGCGAGCGGGTCGAGAGGAGCACGCGGCCGTCGCCAGGCGGCCGTCGCGACGAGCGCCCGCGCGGCGGCGACCGGCCGCTTGCCCGGCCCCTGCGCGGCGAGCGCGAGAGCGAGGCTCCGGCCCCGATCCGCGAGCGGCCGAAGGCAGGCACGCGCAAGCACGTCTCGACGCTTCGCGCCGAGGAGACAGAGGCGACGCGGCGCGGGCCGCGCAAGCGCATCGAGCGCGGCGACCTCACCGATCGCCGCGATCGCAAGGTCACCGTCGAGCGGCTCGTCGGCACGCACCCGATCGAGCCGACGCGGGCCCGCGACGGCAGCCGCCCGGCGCGCCGCGACGATCCTCGGGCCGCACCGGGCAAGCCGGCGCGTCGAGGGGCCAGCCCCTCCGCACTCGCCAAGCGCGCCCGCGCGGCACGCAGCGGCGGCGCGCCCGGCGAGGATCGCAGGCCTCGCGACGACGCGGCGCCGCCGCGCCGGCGCGAGCGGCCGGATGAGGCGACGCGGCCGGATGGGGCGACGCGGCGCCCGGCGCCAGCCGGAGGGCGCGAAGAGCGGCGCGACAGGTTCGACGCGAAGCCGCGTCCCGCTGGGGGGCGCGGTCGCGAGGATGACGGGCGCCGCGCTGGCTCGAGCGGCCCGGGTGCCTCGCGGTCCGACGCAAGGCCGTCGCGTCGAGGCGACAAGCGACCCCGCGCGCGACTCGAGAGAGGCGAACGTCCCGATGGCCGAGAGGGCAGCGCGCGCGGCGAAGCGCGACGGGACGGCTCGAGGTTCGAAGGCAAACGAACGGAGCGCTCGGCGGCGCCACGCGGGGATGGCGCGCCGCCGCCGGACAAGCGGCGCAGCACGCGCGGACTGGAGCAAGGCGAGCGCCGCAGCGCGGCGGGAGAGCGCCCTAGCGGCAGGTCGCCGTCACGTTCCGGTGGCAAGCCCGCAGGCGGCAGGCCGGCGGGTGGTAAGCCGACAGGTGGCCGGCCAGGTGGCGCCAGGCCCGCAGGCGGAAGGCCCACTAGCGGTAGGCCCGCAGGTGGCAGGCCCGCAGGCGGAAAACCTCGCGGGCCGGCGGGCGGTGGCCGCGGCAAGCCGCGCCCGAAGAGCTGAGCCTTGCGCATCGTCGGCGGCCGCCTCGGCGGGCGCACCCTGAAAGGTCCGAGCTCCAACCACATCCGCCCGACCTCGGACCGGCTGCGCGAATCTCTCTTCAACATCCTGGAGCACGGCTACGGCGGCGTCGCGGGCCTGCGCGTGATCGACCTCTTCGCGGGCACCGGTGCGCTGGCGCTCGAAGCCCTCTCGCGGGTGCGCGCTTCGCCCTGCTCGTCGACGACGGGGCCGAGGCGCGGGCGCTGATCCGCGCTAATGTCGAGGCGCTGGGCCTCGGCGGCGAAACGCGCGTCTTCCGTCGCGATGCGCGCAAGCTCGGCCTTGCGCCGCCCGGCGACCCCTACGACGTCGCGTTCCTCGACCCGCCCTACGGTCGCAGCCTCGCCGAGCCGGCACTCGCCGCCCTGTCGGACGGCGGCTGGCTGCGGCCCGGCGCGCTCGTCATCGTCGAGGAAGCGGCCGAGGCGACCGTCACGCCGCCCGATGGATTCTCGCCGCTCGACGCCCGCAGCTTCGGCGACACGCAGGTCGTGCTGCTGCGTGCGGGCTGAGCCTTAAACGACGAAGGCCCGGCACAAGGCCGGGCCCAAGCACTCACGCGCGAGCGTAAGCTTACGGAAGCATCACGGCGTTGATCACGTGGATCACGCCGTTCGACTGAATGACGTTCGGGATCGTCACCGACGCGGCATCACCCTTCGAATCGGTGATGATGATGCTCTTGCCCTTCTGGGTGGCCGTCAGCGGCTCGCCCTGAACGGTCTTCAGCTCGGCCTTGCCGCCACCGGCCTTGATCTGCTCCTCGAGGTCCCGAGCGGTGAGCTTGCCGGGGACGACGTGGTAGGTCAGCACGGCGGTGAGCTGGTCCTTGTTCTCGGGCTTCAGCAGGTTGTCGACGGTGCCGGCGGGCAGCTTCTTGAAGGCGGCATTGGTCGGCGCGAAGACCGTGAATGGGCCGGGGCCCTCGAGCGTGTCGACGAGGCCGGCGGCCTTGACGGCGGCGACGAGCGTCGTGTGGTCCTTCGAGTGGACGGCGTTCTCGACGATGTTCTTCGAAGCATACATCGGGGCGCCGCCGACCATCGGATCCTTGGCGAAGGCCGGCCCGGCAACGCCGATCAGGGCGGTGATGGAGGCTGCGGCGACAGTCGAGCGAACGAATTTCATGCATTTGTCTCCTTTGAAAGCGGACCGCGGCCCGCTCGCAGCCAGATACGGGCCGCCGCGTCAAAGGTTTCAGCCGCACACGACATCGCACCAAAACCAAGATTACAGTACGTTCATGTTCTCAAGCAGCAGGGAGACATTGCATCTTTCGCAGGTGCGATATGGAAACTCGATCTCTTCGCAAGCAAGTCGTCATCAATAGTTCACAGGCGTCAGCGCCCTGGCGCCGATGTCGCGACGACAAAAACCGTCCGCCCAGTCGATCCTGTCGACGGCCGCGTAGGCTACGGCCCGCGCCGCCGCGACGTCGCGGCCGAGCGCGGTTATGCCGAGGACGCGCCCCCCGTCGGCGACGAGCCTGTCGCCCTCCCGTCGCGTGCCCGCTTGCGTGACGACGACGCCGTCGAGGTCCGCGAGCCCGGTGATGACACCGCCCTTGGCCGGCGTCCCCGGATAGCCGCGCGCCGCGAGCACCACGCAGAGCCCGACGTCCGGCGAGAAGCGCAGCGGACGCGTCGGCATGCGGCCCTCGGCGCAGGCGAGCAGCAGCTCGAGCAGGTCGTCCTCGAGCCGCGGCAGCATCGCCTGCGTCTCGGGATCGCCGAAGCGAACGTTGAACTCGATGAGCTGCGGCCCAGCTCGCCCGATCATCAGGCCGACGAACAGCACGCCCTTGAACGGCGCCCCCTCGGCCGCCATGCCGGCCAGCGTCGGCTCGACGATCTCGCGCATGATGCGCGCCTGCATGGCCGTATCCACGATCGGCGCCGGCGAGTAGGCCCCCATGCCGCCGGTGTTCGGCCCCGTGTCGCCGTCGCCGACGCGCTTGTGATCCTGCGCAGAGGCGAAGGGCAGCGCGCGCGTCCCGTCGCAGAGCGCGAAGAAGGACGCCTCCTCGCCTTCGAGCACGGCCTCGAGCACGACGCTGGCGCCGGCCGCGCCGAATGCGCCGCCGAAGATCGCCGCGAGCGCCGCCTCGGCCTCCGCCGTGGTCGAGGCGACGGCGACGCCCTTGCCGGCAGCGAGCCCGTCGGCCTTGACGACAATCGGCGCGCCCACCTCGGCGAGATAGGCTCGCGCCGCATCGAGCGACTCGCAGCGCCGGTAGGCCGCCGTCGGGATGTTGTGGCGGGCGCAGAAATCCTTGGTGAAGCCCTTCGACCCCTCGAGCCGGGCGGCCGCCTTGCTGGGACCGAAGGCGGGGATGCCGGCGGCCTCCAGATCATCGACGAGGCCGTCGACGAGCGGCGCCTCCGGCCCGACGACGACGAGGCCGACACCCTTCTCGCTGCAGAAGGCGACGACGGCGTCGTGATCCTGCGGATCGAGCGCGACGCAGGTCGCGACCTCGGCGATGCCCGGATTGCCCGGCGCCGCGTAGAGCCGGCCGAGCCGCGGGCTGCGCGACAGGCTCGACGCGATCGCATGCTCGCGGCCGCCGGAGCCCAGCAGCAGGACATCGAGAGGTTGGTTCGCCATGCGCGCCTTCTACGGCACGCCGACGCGGCGACCAAGCATCGGCGTCAGGAGGCTGTGGAGCGCACGAGACGCAGCCGGCGCGGGCGTCGCTGGCTCAGCAGCGCCTTGACCCGCGCGACAACGGCGATGCCGGTGTAGGGCTTGTTGATGAGCTCGACGCCCTCGTCGAGCCGACCGTCGTGGACGATGGCGTTGCGCGAGTAGCCGGTCGTGAACAGCACCGGCAGGCCCGGACGCTCGGCCAGCACGACATCGGCGAGCTGCCGTCCGTCCATCGGCCCGGTGAGAACGATGTCGGAGAAGAGCAGCGCGATGTCGGCGTTGGCGCGCAGCAGCGCGAGCGCCTGGGTGGCGTCGCAGGCCGCGAGCACGCGATAGCCGGCCTCCTCAAGCGCCGCGACGCCGAGCTGGCGCACCATCTCCTCGTCCTCGACGACGAGGATGGTCTCGCCAGCGCGCGACATCGGCAGCGCCGCCGCGTCGTCGATCCACGGCTCCTCGCTCTGCGCCGCCTCCATCGCCGCGGCGCGCGGCAGGTAGAGCTTGAAGGTGCTGCCGCGGCCGAGCGCCGAGGTGACGGCGACGTTGCCGCCGGACTGCTTGATGAAGCCGTAGACCTGCGAGAGGCCGAGGCCCGTGCCCTTGCCGACGGGCTTCGTCGTGAAGAACGGCTCGAAGATCTGCGCCACGACCTCGGGCGGCATGCCGGTGCCCGTGTCGGAGACGGCCACCAGCACCCAGGCGCCAGGGCCGACTTCCGGGTCTCCGTCGGCGATCTCGACGTTCGCCGTCTCGATCCTGATGAGGCCGCCCTCGGGCATCGCATCGCGCGCGTTGACGGCGAGATTGACGATCGCGCTCTCGAGCTGGTTCGGATCGACCAGCGTCGGCCGGAGGTCGGCGGCGAGCTGCGTCTCGATGCGCACCCGCTCGCCCAGGGTGCTGCCGAGCAGCGTCAGCATCGACTCGATCAGCGCGTTCGCATCCGTCGCCACCGGCTCAAGGGCCTGCTGGCGCGAGAAGGCGAGCAGGCGGCTCGTCAGCGCCGCGGCACGGTTGGCGCCCTCGAGCGCGTTGCCGATAAACTGGAGGTTGCGCGCCTCCATGCCGCCGGGGCGCCGCCGCACGAGATCGAGGCTGCCGATCACCGCCGTCAGCAGGTTGTTGAAGTCGTGCGCGAGGCCACCGGTGAGACGCCCCACCGCCTCCATTTTCTGGGATTGGCGCAGCTGTCCCTCGATGCGCTCGCGCTCGGCGGCCTCGGCCTGCAGCGCCGCCGCCGTCTCCTCCCACTTGCGCCGCGCCATGCGCTCGCGCTGCGTCTGTCGCACCGCGAACGAGGAGGCAAGCAGCAGCGCCAAGGACGCCAGCAACGCCGCGATGCCGTAGATGACGAGCATCGAGTACCACGACGCGAGCGCCGCGCTGCGGGCGATGCCGAAGCGCACGACGACCGGATAGGCGCCGATGCGGCGGAACGAGAAGATGCGATCGACGCCGTCGAGCTGCGAATGCAGCGAGTAGCTGCCCGAGGTCTGCGTCTGGATGTCCCTGAGGAGCTTCGAGGTCGGCGGCAGGTGCTCGAACGGCAGCTTCGGCTCTGAGACGAGGATCGCGCCGTCCGTGCGCACCAGGAGCACGCGATGATCGGTGTCGGGATCGACCGACTTGTAGAAGTCCTGGAAGTAGCTGACGTCGGCCGAGACGGCGATGACGCCCTTGAACTCGCCGCCGGAGCCGATGCGGCCGGCGACATTGAAGACCGGGATCTTGGTCTGACGGCCGAGATAGGCGTTCGAGATCGTCGGCAGCGCCGACGCGCCCTTTTGCAGCGTCTGGAAGTAGTCGCGATCGGCGAAGCTGATCGTCGGGTTGGCGGGATAGGTGCGCCCGCTGGCAAGCATCCGGCCCTGGGCGTCGGCGACGGTGATGGTCGACACCTGGTCGAGGTCGTCCTGCAACTTGACGAGGATTTTGTAGAGGTCGACGCGATCCGCCTCTTTCGACCAATCCATGAAGCGCAGGCGCAGGTTGACCTGCTCGATCACCAGCCGCTGCGATTCGAAGACCTTGAGCGCGTGCTCTTCCAGGATGCGCGTCGTGCGCTCGACGCGCTGTTCCGCCCGCCGGATCGTCTCGTCGTAGCTGTACCAGGCCGCAAGCGCGTAGAGAACGATCGGAAGCAGCACCGAAGCTGCGATCAACGCGAGCCCGGGACGGCCCCAGTGGGCGGCCCGGCGACGACCTTCAGCGCTCCCCGTCACGCCCCCGTCCGTCTCGTTCGGCGCCCCACGGCGCACCAGCTGCGTTTGTTGACGCGCAGCCGGAGCCGAGCGTGGCACGTTTCTCAAGATTCGACCAGCGAGGCGCTCGGCGCTCGCGGCGCGCATGTCAGCGGCGGCCGAACAGCTTCTCGATGTCGGCGAGCTTCAGCTCGACATAGGTCGGGCGGCCATGATTGCACTGCCCGGAGCCGGGCGTGCGCTCCATGTCGCGGAGCAGCGCGTTCATTTCCTCGCCCGTCAGGCGGCGGCCGGCGCGCACCGAATGATGGCAGGCGAAGGTCGCGAGATAATGGTCGAGCCGGCGCTCGAGCGGCAGCGTCGCCGCGTCATCCTCCGCCAGCGCGTCGGCGAGGTCGCGCGCGAGATGCCCGCAATCGACCGCGCCGAGCGCCGCCGGCGTCTCGCGCACCAGCACCGCGCCGTTGCCGAAGGGTTCGAGGACGAGCCCGCAGCCCTCGAGCAGCGCCGCGGCATCGGCGAGTCGCTCGACGTCGGCCGGCGGCATGTCGACGACGGCGGGGATGAGCAGCGGCTGCCGCGCGATCCCGGCCCGCGCGCGCTCGGCTTTCAGCTGCTCGTAGACGAGGCGCTCGTGCGCCGCGTGCTGGTCGACGAGGACGATGCCGTCGCGGGTCTGCGCGACGATGTAGGTGTCGTGGAGCTGGGCGCGGGCGGCGCCAAGCGGCGCATCCGACGGCTCCGACGCTTCGGCGGCCGGGGCGCGCGCGCTCGGAACGAAGCCGTTCGGCCCCTCGTGCACGAAGGTGCTCTGCGCCGGCGCGGCGAAGCCCGGCGGCGCAGACGGTGAGCCCTCTGGCGACCAGGCCGCAGCCGATGCCGCGTGGCCGTTCATGCCCGGTGCCCGCGCGAGATCGTGCAGCGTGGCGGCAGCGCTCGGCGTGGCGCGATGGCCGGCCCGCGCCAGGGTCTGCTTCAGCGCGCCGACGACGAGGCCGCGCACGAGGCCCGGATCTAGGAAGCGCACCTCGGCCTTGGCCGGGTGCACGTTGACGTCGACCTCGGCCGGATCGCAGGCCAGGTAGAGCGCGACGACGGGCGAGCGGCCGGACGGCACGACGTCGGCATAGGCCACGCGCACCGCGCCGAGCAGCAGCTTGTCCTTCACCGCGCGACCGTTGACGAAGAGGTGCAGCGCGCCTGTGTCGCCGCGATGCCAGGTCGGCAGCCCGGCGTAGCCTGCCAGCGCGACGCCCTCCCGTTCGGCCTCGACCTGAAGCGCGTTGGGGCGGAAGTCGCGACCAAGCACCTGGGTCAGCCGCTCCAGCAAGCCCTCGGCCCCCGGCCCGCAGGCGGCAAGGTCGAAGCCGGCCGTGTCCGTGCCGGACAGGACGAAGCGGACGCGCGGATGCGCCATGGCGAGGCGCTGGATGACCTCGGAGACCGCGCGCGCCTCGGCGCGGTCACTCTTCAGGAACTTCAGGCGCGCCGGCGTCGCCGCGAAGAGGTCGTGCACCTCGACCCGGGTGCCGCGCGGCTGCGCGCCGGGCCGCACCTCGCCCTTGTAGCCGGCATCGACCGAAAGCGCGTGGCCCTGCGCGCCGTCCGCGGTGCGCGTCGCAATCGTCAGCAGCGCCACCGAGGCGATCGACGGCAGCGCCTCGCCGCGAAAGCCCAGCGTGCGGATCGCCGCGAGGTCGCCCTCCGGCAGCTTGGAGGTGGCGTGGCGCTCGACGGCGAGCGCGAGGTCGGCGGCATCCATGCCGCGGCCGTCGTCGACGACGCGGATCAGCTTCCGCCCGCCCGCCTCGATCGCCACCTCGACGCGCGTCGCGCCGGCATCGAGCGCGTTCTCGACCAGCTCCTTCACGGCGGAGGCGGGCCGCTCGATCACCTCGCCGGCGGCGATGCGATCGATCAGCACGCGATCGAGCAGTTGGATAAACATCAGGCCCCGGGCGTAGGTCTCACGCCGGCAACCATAAGCCTTCAGCGGGGCTGCCGAAACGGCGGCGGCGGCCTCGTCCCCGCCTCAGTGTCCGCTGAAGCCCGGAACGCCGCCGCTCGGGCCGCCGGTCGCGGTCTCCAGCGCGTCGGCGGCCAGCTCCTCGGTAAGTCCGGGAGCGGCGCGCTGGCGGGCGGTCGCCCGCGCGATCGCCTCGGCCTGCCAGCCGCCCCAGTAGGTCGGCGGCGCGGCGGCTTCCGGCGGCAGCACCGGCAGGCGATGGTGGCGGTGGCGCGCGAGCGCCGGGCTGACGGCCAGCGTCAGCGCGGCCACGGCGACGGTGAAGCGCAGCGGTGTCATTTGAGCCTCGACGACATGGATGAACATGGTTGATGCGCGTGCAACCGCGGCGTCGCGAGCCCGGTTCCTGCGACCGATGCGCGTCAGTGATGCCAGAAGACGATCTGGCCGATGGTGAGGAGGATCTCGGCGAGGATGAGCAGGACGACGACGACCTCGAGCCGCGTCGAGCGGTCGGCGTCGATGATGTCGGTCAAGGCCCGCGCCGTCTCGGCGATCACGTCGAGCTTGCGCTTCAGCGTGCCGGCGCGCTCCTTGAGCTCGTACTCGTCCTCGAGCCGGGCGTAGAGGCGCTCGAGGTCCGGGCGATCCCAGAGCACGTCGGGCTTCTCCTCGACTGCGACGCGGCCGGAGACGCGGTGCTGCACGAGCAGGGTCTGGCCGATCAGCTTGAGCATCGAGCGTCTGTTGCGAGGCGTTCGCCCCCGCTCGAAGAGCCGACCGGCGAACGGCTCGATGACGTCGAAGACGGCATTGACCTCGCGCTCGTCGCGCCCGAGCGACACGGTCTTGGCGAGCGCATCGGCGACGACGAGCAGGCGGGCCGGCGACAGGTCGCGCAGAAGGATCGCGCCGCCCGGCGGGATGCGATCCTCCTCCTGGGCGACCTCGAGCGTCGCGGTCTCGTCGTCGACGTGGGTGTGCGGTCCGGAGAGCCGCGCCTTGACCTGCGTGAGGACGACATCCTCCTCCAGCGGCGACAGGCCGATCATCACGGCGACGCCGAAGCGGTAGAGCACGACAAACCCGGCCGCGCCGGCCTGGAAGGCGAGCGGGTTCGAGGAGATCATGTCGGCCCGCTCGAGCCCCGACGCGTCGATGCGGTCGCCGAGCAGCAGCGCGCGGGCGGTGACGCGGCGCTTGGCGGCGAGAGCCGCGGCGGGCTGGGCCTCGCCGGCGGGGTCGGAGATCGTCATGGCGATGAGGTAGTGTCTCGCAGCGGCGGAGTCACGCAAAGCCCGCAGGTTCGGTTATCCGAACCTGCCCTTCCAGCTAGGTAGCGCCCCGGGGAACGGCAGCGGCTCCGCCTCGTACACGCCGCGCGCGATCGCCCGCGCGACGCAGTCGGCGGCGAGTGCGCCGATCTCCAGCCTGTCGAAATCCGTCGCCGCCCGAGCCGCGCCGCCGGTCGCGGCGGCGAAGACGATGTCGCCGTCCATGGCGGCATGGCTCGGTCGCAGAGCGCGCGCGAAGCCGTCCTGCGCCATCAGGGCGACGCGCTTGGCCTCGGGCTTGGTGAGCGCGGCATCCGTCGCGACGATGGCAAGCGTCGTGTTGCGCGGGCCGCCGCCCTTGATCGACGGAACGAGCGCCGCGGCCGGCACGCTGGCGGGAAAGCCGCGGCCGCCGAACTCGTTGTCGCGCTCATAGGGTGCGGCCCAGAAATGCGGACCGTCCCCGACAGTCGCCGTGCCGATGGCATTCACCGCCACGAGCGCCCCCACCACGAAGCCGCCCGACGTCACGACACTGGCCGTCCCGAGCCCGCCCTTGAGGTTTGCCGTCGTGGCGCCGAGGCCGGCGCCGACGCTGCCCTGCGCGACGTCGAGCCCGGCGAGCCAGGCCGCGCGATGGCCGAGGTGCCAGTAGACGGGGGCCTGGCCCCACGCCTTGTCGCCGCCGTTAAGGAGATCGAACAGGATCGCGCCCGGCACGATGGGCACGCGCGCGGCGCCGACCTCGAGCCCCCTGCCCTGTCCGCGCAGCAAGGCCATGGCGCCGCCCATGGCATCGAGCCCGAACGCCGAGCCGCCCGACAGCACGATCGCATCGACGCGCTCGACCGTGCGCTCGGGCTCCAAGAGCGCCGTGTCGCGCTCGCCCGGCGCGCCGCCGCCGATCGCAACGGAGGCGATGCACGGCCGATCGAACACGACGGCCGTCACGCCGGACGCGATCCGCTTGTCCTCGGCGTGGCCGACCTTGAGGCCCGGAACGTCGGTGATGGCATTGCGCGTCATGCAAGCCCGAGATTAGTCGCGGAACTCCTCGCGTGCAAAACCCTGCAGGTAGAGCAGCGCGGTCAGATCGCCGTGATCGATCCGCGCCCGCGCCACCGCCGCGACGGCCGGCTTGGCGCGGAAGGCGACGCCGAGCCCCGCCTCCTCCAGCATCGCGAGATCGTTGGCGCCGTCGCCGACGGCCAGCGTCTGCTCGGGCGCGAGGCCGACCTCGTCGCGCAGCGCGATCAGCGTCGTGCGCTTCGAGGCGCGCCCGAAGATCGGCTCGTGCACGAGGCCGGAGAGCCGCCCGCCTTCGATGCCCAGCACGTTGGCATAGTGTCGCTCGAAGCCGGCGAGCTGCGCGACATGCGCGGTGAAGATCGTGAAGCCGCCGGACGCGATGACGGTCAGCGCCCCGTGCGCGCGCATCGTCCGCGCGAGCGTGCGCGCCCCTGGCGTCAACGAGATGCGCTCGGTGACGGTGCGCGTCGCCGTCGCGACGTCGAGGCCGCGCAGAAGCGCGACGCGTTCGCGCAAGGCGGGCTCGAAGGCGATCTCGCCGCGCATCGAGCGCTCGGTGATAGCCGCGACCTCCGCCTTGATGCCGAGGCCGTCGGCGAGCTCGTCGATGCACTCCTGCTCGATGATCGTCGAGTCCATGTCCGCGATGAACAGGCGCTTGCGGCGGCCGGCGGCGCGCTGCACCACGACATCGACAGGGGCGCCGCCGAGCGCCTCGCGCAGCTCGGCGGTCAGGCGGGCGTTGTCGCTGCCGGCGGGCGGTGCGAAAGGGAGATCGACGGCGCCGGCATCGAGGCGGCGCGGCCCGGTGCACCGGAGCACCGCGGCGGCGCGCCCGGCGAAGGCATCGT
This Beijerinckiaceae bacterium RH AL1 DNA region includes the following protein-coding sequences:
- a CDS encoding Pseudouridine synthase (source:Prodigal:2.6;~ID:RHAL1_02753), which gives rise to MTRNETENPAPARQRIAKLMARVGLCSRRDAEAWIVDGRVSVNGEVLTSPALDVSPDDTILVDGAPLPQAEKTRLFLFHKPRGLVTSDHDPEGRATVADHLREHWPDGPRVVTIGRLDINTEGLLLLTNDGGLARLLELPKTGWVRRYRVRAKGETDQSVLDGLADGITIDGIDYAGIEAKLDRQQGANVWLTMGLREGKNREVKRVLEAIGLEVNRLIRLSFGPFQLGDLPEGAVEEVRTRVLRDQLGPTLAEAAGARFEEAPAPVERKPARPDRAPARSAGGERVERSTRPSPGGRRDERPRGGDRPLARPLRGERESEAPAPIRERPKAGTRKHVSTLRAEETEATRRGPRKRIERGDLTDRRDRKVTVERLVGTHPIEPTRARDGSRPARRDDPRAAPGKPARRGASPSALAKRARAARSGGAPGEDRRPRDDAAPPRRRERPDEATRPDGATRRPAPAGGREERRDRFDAKPRPAGGRGREDDGRRAGSSGPGASRSDARPSRRGDKRPRARLERGERPDGREGSARGEARRDGSRFEGKRTERSAAPRGDGAPPPDKRRSTRGLEQGERRSAAGERPSGRSPSRSGGKPAGGRPAGGKPTGGRPGGARPAGGRPTSGRPAGGRPAGGKPRGPAGGGRGKPRPKS
- a CDS encoding 16S rRNA (Guanine(966)-N(2))-methyltransferase RsmD (ID:RHAL1_02754;~source:Prodigal:2.6), with protein sequence MRIVGGRLGGRTLKGPSSNHIRPTSDRLRESLFNILEHGYGGVAGLRVIDLFAGTGALALEALSRVRASPCSSTTGPRRGR
- a CDS encoding hypothetical protein (ID:RHAL1_02755;~conserved exported protein of unknown function;~source:Prodigal:2.6), with protein sequence MKFVRSTVAAASITALIGVAGPAFAKDPMVGGAPMYASKNIVENAVHSKDHTTLVAAVKAAGLVDTLEGPGPFTVFAPTNAAFKKLPAGTVDNLLKPENKDQLTAVLTYHVVPGKLTARDLEEQIKAGGGKAELKTVQGEPLTATQKGKSIIITDSKGDAASVTIPNVIQSNGVIHVINAVMLP
- the purD gene encoding phosphoribosylglycinamide synthetase phosphoribosylamine-glycine ligase (ID:RHAL1_02756;~source:Prodigal:2.6) — protein: MANQPLDVLLLGSGGREHAIASSLSRSPRLGRLYAAPGNPGIAEVATCVALDPQDHDAVVAFCSEKGVGLVVVGPEAPLVDGLVDDLEAAGIPAFGPSKAAARLEGSKGFTKDFCARHNIPTAAYRRCESLDAARAYLAEVGAPIVVKADGLAAGKGVAVASTTAEAEAALAAIFGGAFGAAGASVVLEAVLEGEEASFFALCDGTRALPFASAQDHKRVGDGDTGPNTGGMGAYSPAPIVDTAMQARIMREIVEPTLAGMAAEGAPFKGVLFVGLMIGRAGPQLIEFNVRFGDPETQAMLPRLEDDLLELLLACAEGRMPTRPLRFSPDVGLCVVLAARGYPGTPAKGGVITGLADLDGVVVTQAGTRREGDRLVADGGRVLGITALGRDVAAARAVAYAAVDRIDWADGFCRRDIGARALTPVNY
- a CDS encoding Hybrid sensor histidine kinase/response regulator (ID:RHAL1_02757;~source:Prodigal:2.6) gives rise to the protein MIAASVLLPIVLYALAAWYSYDETIRRAEQRVERTTRILEEHALKVFESQRLVIEQVNLRLRFMDWSKEADRVDLYKILVKLQDDLDQVSTITVADAQGRMLASGRTYPANPTISFADRDYFQTLQKGASALPTISNAYLGRQTKIPVFNVAGRIGSGGEFKGVIAVSADVSYFQDFYKSVDPDTDHRVLLVRTDGAILVSEPKLPFEHLPPTSKLLRDIQTQTSGSYSLHSQLDGVDRIFSFRRIGAYPVVVRFGIARSAALASWYSMLVIYGIAALLASLALLLASSFAVRQTQRERMARRKWEETAAALQAEAAERERIEGQLRQSQKMEAVGRLTGGLAHDFNNLLTAVIGSLDLVRRRPGGMEARNLQFIGNALEGANRAAALTSRLLAFSRQQALEPVATDANALIESMLTLLGSTLGERVRIETQLAADLRPTLVDPNQLESAIVNLAVNARDAMPEGGLIRIETANVEIADGDPEVGPGAWVLVAVSDTGTGMPPEVVAQIFEPFFTTKPVGKGTGLGLSQVYGFIKQSGGNVAVTSALGRGSTFKLYLPRAAAMEAAQSEEPWIDDAAALPMSRAGETILVVEDEEMVRQLGVAALEEAGYRVLAACDATQALALLRANADIALLFSDIVLTGPMDGRQLADVVLAERPGLPVLFTTGYSRNAIVHDGRLDEGVELINKPYTGIAVVARVKALLSQRRPRRLRLVRSTAS
- the mutL gene encoding DNA mismatch repair protein MutL (ID:RHAL1_02758;~source:Prodigal:2.6); the protein is MFIQLLDRVLIDRIAAGEVIERPASAVKELVENALDAGATRVEVAIEAGGRKLIRVVDDGRGMDAADLALAVERHATSKLPEGDLAAIRTLGFRGEALPSIASVALLTIATRTADGAQGHALSVDAGYKGEVRPGAQPRGTRVEVHDLFAATPARLKFLKSDRAEARAVSEVIQRLAMAHPRVRFVLSGTDTAGFDLAACGPGAEGLLERLTQVLGRDFRPNALQVEAEREGVALAGYAGLPTWHRGDTGALHLFVNGRAVKDKLLLGAVRVAYADVVPSGRSPVVALYLACDPAEVDVNVHPAKAEVRFLDPGLVRGLVVGALKQTLARAGHRATPSAAATLHDLARAPGMNGHAASAAAWSPEGSPSAPPGFAAPAQSTFVHEGPNGFVPSARAPAAEASEPSDAPLGAARAQLHDTYIVAQTRDGIVLVDQHAAHERLVYEQLKAERARAGIARQPLLIPAVVDMPPADVERLADAAALLEGCGLVLEPFGNGAVLVRETPAALGAVDCGHLARDLADALAEDDAATLPLERRLDHYLATFACHHSVRAGRRLTGEEMNALLRDMERTPGSGQCNHGRPTYVELKLADIEKLFGRR
- a CDS encoding protein of unknown function (ID:RHAL1_02759;~source:Prodigal:2.6), with translation MTPLRFTVAVAALTLAVSPALARHRHHRLPVLPPEAAAPPTYWGGWQAEAIARATARQRAAPGLTEELAADALETATGGPSGGVPGFSGH
- a CDS encoding hypothetical protein (ID:RHAL1_02760;~conserved protein of unknown function;~source:Prodigal:2.6), yielding MTISDPAGEAQPAAALAAKRRVTARALLLGDRIDASGLERADMISSNPLAFQAGAAGFVVLYRFGVAVMIGLSPLEEDVVLTQVKARLSGPHTHVDDETATLEVAQEEDRIPPGGAILLRDLSPARLLVVADALAKTVSLGRDEREVNAVFDVIEPFAGRLFERGRTPRNRRSMLKLIGQTLLVQHRVSGRVAVEEKPDVLWDRPDLERLYARLEDEYELKERAGTLKRKLDVIAETARALTDIIDADRSTRLEVVVVLLILAEILLTIGQIVFWHH
- a CDS encoding putative enzyme (source:Prodigal:2.6;~ID:RHAL1_02761), which translates into the protein MTRNAITDVPGLKVGHAEDKRIASGVTAVVFDRPCIASVAIGGGAPGERDTALLEPERTVERVDAIVLSGGSAFGLDAMGGAMALLRGQGRGLEVGAARVPIVPGAILFDLLNGGDKAWGQAPVYWHLGHRAAWLAGLDVAQGSVGAGLGATTANLKGGLGTASVVTSGGFVVGALVAVNAIGTATVGDGPHFWAAPYERDNEFGGRGFPASVPAAALVPSIKGGGPRNTTLAIVATDAALTKPEAKRVALMAQDGFARALRPSHAAMDGDIVFAAATGGAARAATDFDRLEIGALAADCVARAIARGVYEAEPLPFPGALPSWKGRFG